In Aerococcaceae bacterium zg-252, the genomic window CTTTACCATTAAAACGTGGCATTTCAACTGCTTTATCAGCTGCAATAATAACCCCTTTAGCACGAGCAATATCAGCATCATTTAAACGATTACCTACACCAGACGCACCATTTGTTTCAACTTTAATGTCAACACCCATTGCAGCTGCTTGTTTTTTCAATGCTTCTTCTGCCATATAGGTATGAGCGATACCCGTTGTACATGCTGTAACAGCAACGATGAAAGGACGCTCGCTATTAGTTGTGTCAACACTTACTTCTTCCACTATTTCTTCTGCCTTTTCAGCTTTTTCTGCTTCAGCATCAAAAGTCGCAATTACTTCTTCAGGTGTTGTCGCTTGTCTTAAACGGTCAGCAAAACCGTCTTTCATTAAATATTGTGATAATTCTGCTAAAGCTGCTAAATGAGTATCATTTGCTCCTTCTGGTGCAGCAATCATAAAGAATAAATCAGTTGGCTGTCCGTCTAGTGACTCATAATCTAAACCAGTTGCAGATTTTGCGAATAAAACAGTTGCTTCATTTACTGCAGTGTTTTTAGCATGTGGCATCGCAATTCCGTCACCTAAACCAGTTGTAGTAAGTGCTTCACGATTTAAAATACCGGTTCTAAAAGTTTCAAAATCACTTACATAACCTGTTTCAACTAATTTTGTTACCATTTCATCGATAACATCTGCTTTAGATGTCGATGTTAAATTTAAAATCATGGCATCTTTACGTAATACATCTTGGATTTTCATATTTTTTCTACCTCCACTTGTTGATATAATTGATTAATATAACTTGCATCTGCCAAATCTTCTGAAAATGCTGTTGCAGAGCCACAAGCAACACCCCATTTGAATGCCTCAAGTGCATCACCCGTTTTACTCATGATACCAGTAAAACCAGCTACCATTGAATCGCCTGCTCCAACAGAATTTTTTACTGTACATTTGATTGGTTTAGCAAAATAATTACCGTCTTTTGTAATCAATAATGCACCCTCGCCTGCCATGGATACAATCGCATGTTTGGCACCTTGTGCTAATAATTTTTCACCATAGCTCACGATTTCCTCGATTGAATTTAATTCCACTTGATAAATAGCAGCTAACTCATGATGATTTGGCTTGACTAATAATGGCTGATGTTGGAGTGAATCCACTAAGGTTTGCCCCTCGAAATCACACACGACTTCAGCACCATTTTGTTTCGCAATTGGAATAAGCTCTTGATAAATACGGTTTGTTAAATTAATCGGTGCAGAGCCAGCAAATACTACAATATCTTCTTTAGTCGTATTAGCTAAAATGGATTCTAATGCTTTTAATTGGTCATCAGAAATGGTTGGGCCGACACCATTAATTTCAGTTTCTTCATCTGATTTCAATTTTATATTAATACGTGAATCAGTTGACACCGATACAAATTGTGTTGCAACATCTTCATCAGCTAAGCTATCTAAGATAAATTGTCCCGTAAAACCACCAATAAATCCAGTTGCTTTAGTCGGTAAGTCCAAACGTTTCAAAATACGTGAAACATTGATACCTTTTCCACCAGGGTACTTAAATTCTGCTCCAATCCGATTGACAGCTCCCATTGTCAAAGAGTCCACTTTGACAATATAGTCGATTGACGGATTGAGTGTTACAGTATAAATCATACTTCAATCACCTCTATTCTTTCTTTTAATGATTGCACGAATGGCGACACCGATTTAGTTGTAATCAATGTCAAGTCTTCTACTTTACTGACATTAGCAAAAGTACGCCAGCCAAATTTTGATTCATCTGCTAAAATATAGACCTTTTCTCCATGTTGAATAATGGCTTGC contains:
- the pfkB gene encoding 1-phosphofructokinase, whose amino-acid sequence is MIYTVTLNPSIDYIVKVDSLTMGAVNRIGAEFKYPGGKGINVSRILKRLDLPTKATGFIGGFTGQFILDSLADEDVATQFVSVSTDSRINIKLKSDEETEINGVGPTISDDQLKALESILANTTKEDIVVFAGSAPINLTNRIYQELIPIAKQNGAEVVCDFEGQTLVDSLQHQPLLVKPNHHELAAIYQVELNSIEEIVSYGEKLLAQGAKHAIVSMAGEGALLITKDGNYFAKPIKCTVKNSVGAGDSMVAGFTGIMSKTGDALEAFKWGVACGSATAFSEDLADASYINQLYQQVEVEKI